In Eleutherodactylus coqui strain aEleCoq1 chromosome 11, aEleCoq1.hap1, whole genome shotgun sequence, a single window of DNA contains:
- the C11H11orf68 gene encoding UPF0696 protein C11orf68 homolog produces MLNWEEGERESKGAEDHAAESMAADMDPWIIFDARKTPRAEFNEWLETYRPSRVSRFGNPEEGSGPVGWIAVYGPGYYPQIEGGKDLQDAWEKLQSTGRRVNYELVRELALNYGVTSGKWLMHLDTGFKVDHAWRGIATAVVEGQLNVAKVSPHHPESKHVICVYTQDFTDEESIMQTDAVIRSSGVKCLLTYKPDVYSYLGIYRNNHWQICPTIYESRYDLECIPRRSRVTNKVTNIEVT; encoded by the coding sequence ATGTTGAATTGGGAGGAGGGTGAACGAGAATCAAAAGGAGCAGAAGACCATGCTGCTGAATCCATGGCTGCCGATATGGATCCCTGGATAATTTTTGATGCTCGTAAGACTCCACGAGCAGAGTTTAATGAGTGGTTAGAAACGTACCGTCCTTCCAGGGTCTCTCGTTTTGGAAACCCAGAAGAAGGATCTGGTCCAGTTGGGTGGATAGCTGTATATGGCCCAGGCTATTACCCACAGATTGAAGGTGGCAAGGACCTTCAGGATGCCTGGGAAAAGCTCCAGAGTACAGGACGCAGGGTTAATTATGAACTTGTACGTGAGTTAGCGCTTAATTATGGAGTGACATCTGGAAAATGGCTTATGCATTTAGATACTGGATTTAAAGTTGACCATGCCTGGCGTGGAATAGCTACTGCAGTAGTAGAAGGTCAGCTTAATGTAGCTAAAGTGAGCCCTCACCATCCCGAAAGTAAGCatgttatatgtgtatatactcaagACTTCACAGATGAAGAAAGTATCATGCAGACAGATGCTGTAATTCGAAGTTCAGGTGTAAAATGTTTGCTGACCTACAAGCCAGATGTGTACAGCTATTTAGGCATTTACAGAAACAATCATTGGCAGATATGTCCCACTATCTATGAAAGCCGATATGATTTGGAATGCATCCCGCGACGATCCAGAGTTACCAATAAGGTAACCAACATAGAAGTGACATAA